A part of Aspergillus flavus chromosome 1, complete sequence genomic DNA contains:
- a CDS encoding fungal-specific transcription factor domain-containing protein, producing MDPHPPFGHALRTSCDKCRAAKVRCQREGQSCARCLQRGDDCVTTFHPRKTSKPDRRGKILDMESRIERMESILAASGLSSEAATPATTGTSADLDDQLSMLLLHDEGSSTFIGSASSLSIFSPAGLQWISSRTNSSDLSDLILRRIQACPPLHESMRLWHGLDYRGQVSLPPKHVADSFVTYFFDTLNDVIPLYRRDTFEALYEQQYTSCPPKSTSWYASLNVVLALGCLLSHEESMNESTESSMRAPTTAVDYLRNCWNVFGELSLSCRDLMAVQALLAMALTTEILLDKEATYIALGAAVRVATSLGLQQQLKDPRLSPPEISERYIIFWCMYSLDKSLSLRLGRPPAIDDRDIEIDIPDERQLAVTNPRTAVLLLAHMKLSRIASEVYSELYSARSRRYPALKRFRTISELDTKLQEWCRSLPGDVQPGKPIVCTKENVRHAITLHLEYFNCLATLHRCWAFQDQLTEYDELHNEMARQGCGDIGDRVYTGHMICLDSARNIARLLIAIDQYGFPKRTMLVGLTLFHSLSAFIILFANVIQNPGDSYITEDVQLLGVILDSLFPSLQASGTFLPNLVSEIFSKMRLMAVEYVEKVQVQLKTVSKRPRRDSDEAVMHLPHRPATENHGQPHNKGLDSTADTYLTNARHNASHNRTEPTSLNETELPHELASRDSAWGSLYDGLDDPPTDEMPSEQNPLNENYSMGSLAESLPGSIPFIPWSLDFDLTDLWQFGKQDLVEGHFRE from the exons ATGGATCCGCATCCGCCTTTTGGTCATGCGCTGCGGACATCGTGTGATAAGTGTAGGGCTGCAAAG GTGAGATGCCAGAGGGAAGGGCAGAGCTGTGCTAGGTGTCTACAACGAGGCGATGATTGTGTCACAACTTTCCACCCTCGAAAGACGTCGAAACCGGACAG GCGAGGGAAGATTCTAGATATGGAAAGCCGAATTGAGCGCATGGAGTCGATCTTGGCCGCGTCAGGTCTCTCAAGTGAGGCTGCCACTCCTGCCACTACTGGTACATCAGCTGATCTGGACGATCAACTTTCAATGCTATTACTTCATGATGAGGGTTCCTCTACGTTTATTG GCTCAGCTTCGAGTCTCTCCATTTTCTCTCCTGCTGGATTACAGTGGATATCCAGTAGGACTAATTCTTCGGACCTTTCGGATCTCATCCTGAGGCGAATACAAGCATGCCCTCCCCTCCATGAATCAATGCGCCTATGGCATGGTCTAGACTATCGAGGACAAGTGTCACTTCCACCTAAACATGTTGCTGATTCGTTTGTCACAT ATTTTTTTGACACCCTTAATGATGTTATACCTTTGTATCGAAGGGATACATTTGAAGCTCTGTACGAACAGCAGTATACTTCTTGCCCCCCGAAGAGCACATCTTGGTATGCCTCGCTCAATGTAGTTCTTGCGCTTGGCTGCCTGCTGTCGCATGAGGAGAGTATGAATGAGAGCACCGAAAGCTCAATGCGGGCACCCACGACTGCAGTAGACTACCTACGAAATTGCTGGAATGTTTTCGGCGAATTATCCCTCAGCTGCAGGGATCTTATGGCTGTACAGGCGTTGTTGGCAATG GCTCTTACTACGGAAATCCTTCTTGACAAAGAAGCCACATACATTGCTTTAGGAGCCGCAGTACGGGTCGCAACGTCACTCGGCTTGCAGCAACAGTTGAAGGACCCTCGCCTTTCCCCACCGGAGATCTCTGAGCGATATATTATCTTCTGGTGCATGTACTCTCTTGACAAAAGTCTCAGTCTTAGATTAGGAAGGCCACCAGCTATCGATGACAGGGACATAGAAATCGATATTCCAGACGAGCGGCAATTGGCCGTTACAAATCCGAGAACTGCTGTATTGCTCTTGGCACACATGAAGCTTAGCAGAATCGCCAGCGAGGTTTATTCGGAATTGTACAGCGCTCGCTCAAGAAGATACCCCGCCCTGAAAAGGTTTCGAACTATATCTGAGCTGGATACGAAACTTCAGGAGTGGTGCCGATCTCTACCAGGAGACGTCCAACCAGGAAAACCAATCGTATGCACTAAAGAAAACGTCCGTCATGCGATTACGTTACATCTCGAATACTTTAACTGTCTAGCAACTCTACATCGCTGCTGGGCCTTTCAAGATCAGCTGACGGAATATGATGAGTTGCACAATGAAATGGCTCGCCAAGGTTGCGGTGACATCGGAGATCGTGTCTATACCGGGCATATGATATGTTTGGACTCAGCTCGAAATATCGCGCGTCTTTTGATTGCAATAGATCAATATGGCTTTCCCAAAAGGACCATGCTAGTTGG TCTCACTCTATTTCATTCACTTTCGGCGTTCATTATCCTTTTCGCCAATGTTATTCAGAATCCTGGCGATTCTTATATCACTGAAGACGTTCAGCTTCTGGGAGTCATTCTCGATTCCCTGTTCCCTAGTCTTCAAGCCAGTGGGACGTTTCTGCCCAATCTAGTCTCCGAAATATTTAGCAAGATGAGGTTAATGGCAGTGGAATATGTGGAAAAGGTGCAAGTCCAATTGAAAACCGTATCGAAACGGCCACGTCGAGACTCTGATGAGGCGGTCAtgcatcttcctcatcgccctGCAACAGAGAACCATGGCCAGCCGCACAACAAGGGACTTGACTCCACAGCTGATACATAC TTGACAAACGCAAGGCATAATGCGAGCCATAATCGGACGGAACCTACCAGCTTAAACGAAACAGAGTTACCGCACGAATTAGCTTCTAGAGATAGCGCATGGGGATCCTTGTATGACGGTCTCGATGATCCTCCAACAGATGAGATGCCGTCCGAACAGAATCCTCTCAATGAGAACTATAGCATGGGATCCCTTGCTGAGTCATTACCGGGCTCTATTCCTTTCATACCGTGGTCATTGGATTTCGACTTAACTGATCTTTGGCAGTTTGGGAAACAAGATCTAGTTGAAGGGCACTTTAGGGAGTAG
- a CDS encoding NADP(+)-dependent dehydrogenase — translation MPYSLKGRNVLVTAGSRGLGALVCEKFAAEGANVLINYHSNVEAAQQLADKLENEYSVKCHIAQADTLVAAENDQLVHTAVEKLGGLDIIIANAGWTRFTRPGDIYDMSHDEWNKCWAANVMSHLQLMQTAQPIMSKNPDGGVYIATSSVAGITTSGSSMAYSVTKAAGLHLMKHFAFTFGPEIRVNAVLPGLLLTEWGMKFGDNIINALKERSTLRHETYLDDCADAYISLAKNTSATGQQLTVDAGLALGHLPSAKV, via the exons ATGCCTTACTCGTTAAAGGGAAGAAACGTGCTGGTGACAGCCGGCTCTAG AGGCCTAGGCGCCCTGGTATGCGAGAAGTTTGCAGCAGAGGGTGCCAACGTGCTCATCAACTACCACTCCAATGTGGAGGCTGCGCAGCAACTGGCCGACAAACTCGAGAATGAGTACTCGGTGAAGTGCCACATCGCCCAAGCT GACACGCTCGTGGCCGCCGAGAACGACCAGCTTGTTCACACAGCTGTGGAAAAGCTAGGTGGTTTGGATATCATCATTGCTAATGCTGGATGGACGCGCTTTACTCGCCCTGGGGACATTTACGACATGTCCCACGATGAGTGGAATAAG TGTTGGGCAGCCAACGTAATGTCCCACCTGCAGCTTATGCAAACTGCGCAGCCTATCATGTCGAAGAACCCCGACGGCGGCGTCTATATTGCAACTTCTTCTGTTGCC GGAATCACGACGAGCGGCAGCAGCATGGCATACTCTGTCACCAAAGCAGCTGGCCTGCACCTGATGAAGCATTTCGCCTTCACATTTGGGCCCGAGATTCGCGTCAATGCAGTCTTGCCGGGTCTACTTCTGACGGAATGG GGCATGAAGTTTGGCGACAACATAATCAATGCGCTGAAGGAACGGTCTACTTTGAGACACGAG ACGTACCTGGACGACTGCGCGGACGCGTATATCAGTCTCGCAAAGAATACGTCCGCGACGGGCCAGCAGCTCACTGTTG ATGCGGGTTTGGCTCTTGGACATCTCCCATCGGCTAAGGTTTGA